A DNA window from Stenotrophomonas sp. 57 contains the following coding sequences:
- a CDS encoding methyl-accepting chemotaxis protein: protein MNYLRNVRVAWRLGLGFGLLLLLVAAVVATGATASVVQKRAMQQVVDISVAKVRLLSQMLDANNQMMVVRREMLIRQGEDRGHDEQRIADLVKRYEASWTAYQALPSDAQGKAIAETIAAKRAVARPLNKQTSALMEQGDYPGAVALTLGPVQEAANGWNKALSDGVDFEEKESRTAAAEAIRLGERSLLQLLVLGGVALLVGIGASVMIGRSLTGPLARAVNLAERLSKGQLDQEFRLGGRDELTQLGEAMASVRQSVQAAIGAQLQMAEQHEAGAIRYRMDASAFPGDFGRMVQATNSLVESHVQVELLMAEMMQRYAIGDLSHDLPDYPGEKGTLTRTLAAVKQSLMAINAQIDELARAARAGDFSMRGDAAAFQYQFKAMVEHLNGMMASSQASIADVSDVLRAISHGDLTARMDGEYDGVFARMRDDANTTTAQLTGIVRGIQVAADSINNAAQELAAGNNDLSRRTEQQAANLEEAAASMEELTSTVRQNAELARQADSEAHAAGAAVRETEQAMAQMAAVMGEIDQSSARISEISTVIDGIAFQTNILALNAAVEAARAGEQGRGFAVVASEVRTLAQRAGVAAKEIKELIEDAAAKVKSGLAVTVESEAAIARVAQASSRTTQLMSDIAAASKEQAAGIEQVNEVVVQMDQVTQQNAALVEEATAASRALEEQAHALSTSVAVFQIEQDGAARAVVARAA from the coding sequence ATGAACTACTTGAGGAATGTCAGGGTTGCCTGGCGTCTTGGGCTGGGCTTTGGCCTGTTGCTGCTGCTGGTTGCCGCCGTGGTGGCCACTGGCGCCACCGCCAGTGTCGTGCAGAAGCGCGCGATGCAGCAGGTGGTCGACATCAGCGTGGCCAAGGTGCGGCTGCTGTCGCAGATGCTCGATGCCAACAACCAGATGATGGTGGTGCGCCGCGAGATGCTGATCCGCCAGGGCGAAGACCGCGGACACGACGAGCAGCGCATCGCCGATCTGGTCAAGCGCTACGAGGCCAGCTGGACCGCCTACCAGGCGCTGCCCAGCGACGCCCAGGGCAAGGCCATCGCGGAAACCATCGCGGCCAAGCGTGCCGTCGCGCGCCCGCTCAACAAGCAGACCAGCGCACTGATGGAGCAGGGTGACTATCCGGGCGCCGTGGCGCTGACCCTGGGCCCGGTGCAGGAAGCCGCCAATGGCTGGAACAAGGCGCTGTCGGACGGCGTGGACTTCGAAGAGAAGGAAAGCCGCACCGCCGCAGCCGAAGCGATCCGCCTCGGCGAACGCAGCCTTCTGCAGCTGCTGGTGCTGGGCGGTGTTGCATTGCTTGTCGGCATCGGTGCCTCGGTGATGATCGGCCGCAGCCTGACCGGCCCGCTCGCGCGCGCGGTGAACCTGGCCGAGCGCCTGTCCAAGGGCCAGCTGGACCAGGAATTCCGCCTCGGTGGGCGCGATGAACTGACCCAGCTGGGCGAGGCGATGGCCAGCGTGCGGCAGAGCGTGCAGGCAGCGATCGGCGCGCAGCTGCAGATGGCCGAACAGCATGAGGCCGGCGCGATCCGCTATCGCATGGACGCCAGCGCATTCCCCGGTGATTTTGGGCGCATGGTGCAGGCCACCAACAGCCTGGTCGAATCGCACGTACAGGTGGAACTGCTGATGGCCGAGATGATGCAGCGCTACGCCATCGGTGATCTGAGCCACGATCTGCCGGACTATCCGGGCGAAAAGGGCACGCTGACCCGCACCCTGGCGGCAGTGAAGCAGAGCCTGATGGCAATCAACGCCCAGATCGATGAACTTGCCCGCGCCGCGCGCGCTGGTGATTTCAGCATGCGCGGCGATGCTGCTGCGTTCCAGTACCAGTTCAAGGCGATGGTCGAGCACCTCAACGGCATGATGGCCAGTTCGCAGGCCAGCATCGCCGATGTCTCCGACGTGCTGCGTGCGATTTCGCACGGCGACCTGACCGCACGCATGGATGGCGAGTACGACGGTGTATTCGCCCGCATGCGTGACGACGCCAACACCACCACTGCGCAGTTGACCGGCATCGTGCGGGGCATCCAGGTGGCTGCCGACAGCATCAACAACGCGGCGCAGGAACTGGCTGCCGGCAACAACGACCTGTCGCGCCGCACCGAGCAGCAGGCCGCCAACCTGGAAGAAGCCGCGGCATCAATGGAGGAACTGACCTCCACCGTGCGCCAGAACGCTGAACTGGCGCGGCAGGCCGACAGCGAAGCGCATGCCGCCGGTGCCGCCGTGCGCGAGACCGAGCAGGCGATGGCGCAGATGGCGGCGGTGATGGGCGAGATCGATCAGTCCTCGGCCCGTATCTCGGAGATCTCCACGGTGATCGACGGCATCGCGTTCCAGACCAACATCCTGGCGCTGAACGCTGCCGTGGAAGCCGCCCGTGCAGGCGAGCAGGGCCGTGGTTTCGCCGTGGTCGCCAGCGAAGTGCGCACGCTCGCGCAGCGTGCCGGTGTCGCCGCCAAGGAGATCAAGGAGCTGATCGAAGACGCCGCTGCCAAGGTGAAGAGTGGCCTGGCGGTGACTGTTGAATCCGAAGCCGCGATCGCACGCGTGGCCCAGGCCAGCTCGCGCACCACCCAGCTGATGAGCGACATCGCCGCAGCCAGCAAGGAACAGGCCGCCGGCATCGAGCAGGTCAACGAGGTGGTGGTGCAGATGGACCAGGTGACCCAGCAGAACGCTGCGCTGGTGGAAGAAGCGACCGCGGCCAGTCGCGCGCTGGAGGAGCAGGCGCATGCACTGAGCACATCGGTGGCGGTATTCCAGATCGAGCAGGACGGTGCGGCCCGCGCCGTGGTGGCGCGCGCGGCCTGA
- a CDS encoding YhdH/YhfP family quinone oxidoreductase — translation MAPTTPFTAFRIENDDAGYRSGLAQLGVDDLNPGQVLIRAHWSSVNYKDALAGTGKGKILRRFPLVGGIDVAGTVVASTDPDWREGDEVLATGCGLSETRDGGYSQYVRLESRAVIAQPAGLTPREAMVLGTAGFTAALALLRMQDNRQTPELGPLAVTGASGGVGALALSIFSRAGYSVHAVSGKPDQADFLRGIGATEVLPRDALADTGPLQSARFGGGLDNAGGDMLASLLAQTVPYGSVVSAGLAASPTLDMTVMPFILRGVSLLGVSSANAPRGLREEVWARLGNEWKPQHLERICTAEVGLDGLPAVFQRMLAGGSLGRTVVRID, via the coding sequence ATGGCCCCCACCACCCCGTTCACCGCCTTCCGCATCGAAAACGACGACGCAGGCTACCGCAGCGGCCTGGCCCAGCTGGGTGTCGACGACCTCAACCCCGGCCAGGTGCTGATCCGCGCCCACTGGTCCTCGGTCAACTACAAGGACGCCCTGGCCGGCACCGGCAAAGGCAAGATCCTGCGCCGCTTCCCGCTGGTCGGGGGCATCGACGTGGCCGGCACCGTGGTCGCCAGCACCGATCCGGATTGGCGTGAAGGCGACGAAGTGCTGGCCACGGGCTGCGGCCTCAGCGAGACCCGCGACGGCGGCTACAGCCAGTACGTGCGGCTGGAATCCCGCGCGGTGATCGCACAGCCGGCCGGGCTGACCCCACGCGAGGCGATGGTGCTGGGCACTGCTGGGTTCACTGCGGCACTGGCCCTGCTGCGCATGCAGGACAACCGGCAGACCCCGGAACTCGGCCCGCTGGCGGTCACCGGTGCCAGCGGCGGTGTCGGTGCGCTGGCACTGTCGATCTTCAGCCGTGCCGGCTACAGCGTGCACGCGGTCAGCGGCAAGCCGGACCAGGCCGATTTCCTGCGCGGCATCGGCGCCACTGAGGTACTGCCGCGCGACGCGCTGGCCGACACCGGCCCGCTGCAGTCGGCGCGCTTCGGCGGTGGCCTCGACAATGCCGGAGGCGACATGCTGGCCAGCCTGCTGGCGCAGACCGTGCCCTACGGCAGCGTGGTCAGTGCAGGCCTGGCCGCCAGCCCGACGCTGGACATGACCGTGATGCCGTTCATCCTGCGCGGTGTCTCACTGCTGGGCGTGTCCTCAGCCAATGCGCCACGCGGACTTCGCGAGGAAGTCTGGGCGCGGCTGGGCAACGAATGGAAGCCGCAGCACCTGGAACGCATCTGCACTGCCGAAGTCGGCCTTGATGGCCTGCCCGCTGTATTCCAGCGGATGCTGGCCGGCGGCTCGCTGGGGCGCACGGTGGTGCGGATCGACTGA
- a CDS encoding peroxiredoxin — protein sequence MTIHVGDRIPEVTLKRIREGIETLDTHSLFDARKVVLFAVPGAFTPTCSARHLPGYVEKFEAFRQRGIDVYCMAVNDPFVMKAWAADQHVPDGLLMLSDGNAELTRALGLELDASASGMGIRSRRFALYVVDGVVRAAWVEQAGQFEVSSAEYVLEHLPT from the coding sequence ATGACCATCCACGTTGGCGACCGCATTCCGGAAGTGACCCTCAAGCGCATCCGCGAGGGTATAGAAACGCTCGATACGCATTCGCTGTTCGACGCGCGCAAGGTGGTGCTGTTCGCCGTGCCCGGTGCGTTCACCCCCACCTGTTCGGCCCGTCACCTGCCCGGCTACGTCGAAAAGTTCGAGGCATTCCGCCAGCGCGGCATCGACGTCTACTGCATGGCTGTCAACGATCCGTTCGTGATGAAGGCCTGGGCCGCCGACCAGCACGTGCCCGACGGGCTGCTGATGCTGTCCGACGGCAATGCCGAACTGACCCGCGCGCTCGGCCTGGAGCTCGACGCCAGCGCCTCGGGCATGGGCATCCGCTCGCGTCGCTTCGCGCTGTACGTGGTCGATGGCGTGGTGCGCGCAGCCTGGGTTGAACAAGCCGGCCAATTCGAAGTCTCTTCAGCCGAGTACGTGCTGGAGCATCTGCCCACCTGA
- a CDS encoding adenylosuccinate synthase yields MGQSVVVLGAQWGDEGKGKIVDLLTEEIGAVVRFQGGHNAGHTLVINGKKTVLHLIPSGILRDDALCLIGNGVVISPAALQKEIAELEASGVEVRSRLKISPAAPLIMPYHIALDQARERAAGGKAIGTTGRGIGPAYEDKVARRGIRIADLHYPKQLEELLRTALDYHNFVLTKYLNTDAVDFQKTFDEALAFGEYVQPMKSDVAGILHDLRKQGKRVLFEGAQGALLDIDHGTYPYVTSSNTTVGGALAGSGVGADSIDYVLGIAKAYATRVGGGPFPTELDDEVGQGIRDRGAEYGASTGRPRRCGWMDIVALKRAVAINGISGLCITKLDVLDGMEKLKVCIAYEYNGKRTEYAPLDAQGWEECTPVYLEFPGWSENTHGITHWDDLPPAARAYLRSLEELAGCPISIVSTGPDRDHTMVLQDPFA; encoded by the coding sequence ATGGGTCAGTCTGTCGTAGTGCTTGGTGCCCAGTGGGGCGATGAAGGCAAGGGCAAGATCGTCGATCTGCTCACTGAGGAGATCGGCGCCGTCGTGCGCTTCCAGGGCGGTCACAACGCCGGCCACACCCTGGTCATCAACGGCAAGAAGACCGTCCTGCACCTGATCCCGTCGGGCATCCTGCGTGACGACGCGCTGTGCCTGATCGGCAACGGCGTGGTGATCTCGCCGGCCGCGCTGCAGAAGGAAATCGCCGAGCTGGAAGCCTCCGGCGTGGAAGTGCGTTCGCGCCTGAAGATCTCCCCGGCCGCCCCGCTGATCATGCCGTACCACATCGCCCTGGACCAGGCGCGCGAGCGCGCTGCCGGCGGCAAGGCGATCGGCACCACCGGCCGTGGCATCGGCCCGGCCTACGAAGACAAGGTGGCGCGCCGCGGCATCCGCATCGCCGACCTGCACTACCCGAAGCAGCTGGAAGAACTGCTGCGCACCGCGCTGGACTACCACAACTTCGTGCTGACCAAGTATCTGAACACCGATGCGGTCGACTTCCAGAAGACCTTCGACGAAGCGCTGGCCTTCGGCGAGTACGTGCAGCCGATGAAGTCCGACGTGGCCGGCATCCTGCACGACCTGCGCAAGCAGGGTAAGCGCGTGCTGTTCGAAGGTGCGCAGGGCGCGCTGCTGGACATCGACCACGGCACCTACCCGTATGTCACCAGCTCCAACACCACCGTCGGTGGTGCGCTGGCCGGTTCCGGCGTCGGCGCCGATTCGATCGACTACGTGCTGGGCATCGCCAAGGCCTACGCCACCCGCGTCGGTGGTGGCCCGTTCCCGACCGAACTGGACGACGAAGTCGGCCAGGGCATCCGCGATCGCGGTGCCGAGTACGGCGCTTCGACCGGCCGCCCGCGTCGTTGCGGCTGGATGGACATCGTCGCACTGAAGCGCGCCGTGGCCATCAACGGCATCAGCGGCCTGTGCATCACCAAGCTGGACGTGCTCGATGGCATGGAAAAGCTGAAGGTCTGCATCGCCTACGAATACAACGGCAAGCGCACCGAGTACGCGCCGCTGGACGCGCAGGGCTGGGAAGAGTGCACCCCGGTGTACCTGGAGTTCCCGGGCTGGAGCGAGAACACCCACGGCATCACCCACTGGGACGACCTGCCGCCGGCTGCACGTGCCTACCTGCGCTCGCTGGAAGAGCTGGCCGGTTGCCCGATCAGCATCGTCTCCACCGGCCCGGACCGCGACCACACCATGGTCTTGCAGGATCCGTTCGCCTGA
- a CDS encoding M23 family metallopeptidase, which produces MRLSQLIVLGVLLGVGLGWWLRRDAAEPTAASSPAMTSTVSATPTAEPTTPSAPLPASLDAAPGGLLLPVQGVLPSQLRDTFTDARSEGRVHDAIDIMADAGTPVLAVADGTVEKLFDSKRGGLTIYQFEPSGRWCYYYAHLQRYADGLAEKQVIRRGEVIGYVGSTGNASADAPHLHFEVHVLGPEKQWWKGESINPYPLLRAAER; this is translated from the coding sequence ATGCGTCTTTCGCAGCTGATCGTGCTGGGCGTGCTGCTGGGTGTGGGACTGGGCTGGTGGCTGCGCCGCGATGCCGCCGAACCCACGGCGGCGTCCTCGCCAGCAATGACCTCCACCGTGTCGGCAACGCCGACGGCGGAACCGACCACACCGAGCGCGCCGCTGCCGGCCAGCCTGGACGCAGCACCGGGCGGTCTGCTGCTGCCGGTGCAGGGCGTACTACCCTCGCAGCTGCGCGACACCTTCACCGACGCCCGCAGCGAAGGACGCGTGCACGATGCCATCGACATCATGGCCGATGCCGGGACGCCCGTGCTGGCGGTGGCCGACGGCACGGTGGAGAAGCTGTTCGACAGCAAGCGCGGTGGGCTGACGATCTACCAGTTCGAGCCCAGCGGACGCTGGTGCTACTACTACGCGCATCTGCAGCGCTATGCCGATGGCCTGGCCGAAAAGCAGGTGATCAGGCGCGGCGAGGTGATCGGTTATGTAGGCAGCACCGGCAATGCCAGTGCGGACGCGCCGCACCTGCACTTCGAGGTGCACGTGCTGGGGCCTGAAAAACAGTGGTGGAAGGGGGAATCGATCAATCCCTATCCATTGCTGCGGGCGGCCGAACGCTGA
- the hflK gene encoding FtsH protease activity modulator HflK: MAWNTPGGNKGGQGPEDNRRGPFGSRGGGNGGGWGGLPGPLKDLFDGGIVRWVVAAVVLLVLFSSFQLIGEQQRGVVLRFGQFSRILQPGPNFKLPWPIESVTKVNATEIKTFSIQVPVLTRDENIVNVSLNVQYRIDDPQQYLFGTVDADQVLEQSAQSAVREEVGRADLNAVLNNRGPLAVAAEERLQALLKAFKTGLTVTGLTLQDARPPEEVKPAFDEVNGAQQVKERLINEAQAYAAKVVPEARGQASRARTTAEGYKQAVVSKAEGDAQRFSLLQAQYKDAPEVTRKRLWLETVQQVLSENRKVIGGDGRQLIYVPMTGDTRPTTSAPPGVTNPEVVMPSLPGAAVEQSRDPGRPVGRPTGRPSGREEGSR, encoded by the coding sequence ATGGCCTGGAATACACCCGGCGGCAACAAGGGCGGACAAGGCCCCGAGGACAATCGACGCGGGCCGTTCGGGTCACGCGGCGGTGGCAATGGTGGTGGCTGGGGCGGACTGCCCGGACCACTGAAGGACCTGTTCGACGGCGGCATCGTGCGTTGGGTGGTGGCGGCCGTGGTGCTGCTGGTGCTGTTCTCCAGCTTCCAGCTGATCGGCGAACAGCAGCGTGGCGTGGTGCTGCGCTTCGGCCAGTTCTCGCGCATCCTGCAGCCCGGCCCGAACTTCAAGCTGCCGTGGCCGATTGAGTCTGTCACCAAGGTCAACGCCACCGAGATCAAGACTTTCTCGATCCAGGTGCCGGTGCTGACCCGCGACGAGAACATCGTCAATGTCTCGCTGAACGTGCAGTACCGCATCGACGACCCGCAGCAGTACCTGTTCGGCACCGTGGATGCCGACCAGGTGCTGGAGCAGTCCGCGCAGAGCGCGGTGCGCGAGGAAGTCGGCCGCGCCGACCTCAACGCCGTGCTGAACAACCGTGGCCCGCTGGCCGTGGCCGCCGAAGAGCGCCTGCAGGCGCTGCTGAAGGCGTTCAAGACCGGCCTGACCGTGACTGGCCTGACCCTGCAGGACGCCCGTCCACCGGAAGAAGTGAAGCCGGCCTTCGACGAGGTCAACGGCGCCCAGCAGGTCAAGGAACGCCTGATCAACGAAGCCCAGGCCTACGCCGCCAAGGTCGTGCCGGAAGCCCGAGGCCAGGCCTCGCGTGCCCGTACCACCGCCGAAGGCTACAAGCAGGCCGTGGTGTCCAAGGCCGAGGGTGACGCGCAGCGCTTCAGCCTGTTGCAGGCCCAGTACAAGGACGCCCCGGAAGTGACCCGCAAGCGCCTGTGGCTGGAGACCGTGCAGCAGGTGCTGAGCGAGAACCGCAAGGTGATTGGTGGCGATGGCCGCCAGCTGATCTACGTGCCGATGACCGGCGATACCCGTCCCACCACCTCGGCCCCGCCGGGGGTGACCAACCCGGAGGTGGTGATGCCGTCGCTGCCGGGCGCAGCGGTGGAACAGTCCCGTGATCCGGGCCGGCCGGTGGGCCGCCCGACCGGGCGACCGAGCGGCCGTGAGGAGGGCAGCCGATGA
- the pilH gene encoding twitching motility response regulator PilH, with product MARILIVDDSPSQLLGIQRIVEKLGHQILTATDGAAGVETAKAELPDLVLMDVVMPNLNGFQATRTLARDEATRHIPVILVTTKDQDTDRMWGMRQGAKAYITKPFSEDELSEVLERVFAGQG from the coding sequence ATGGCACGCATTCTGATCGTCGACGACTCACCGTCGCAGCTGTTGGGGATACAGCGCATCGTCGAGAAGCTCGGGCACCAGATCCTGACCGCCACCGATGGCGCCGCCGGGGTCGAAACTGCAAAGGCCGAGCTGCCCGACCTGGTCCTGATGGACGTGGTGATGCCGAACCTCAACGGTTTCCAGGCCACCCGCACCCTCGCCCGCGACGAGGCGACCCGGCATATTCCGGTGATCCTGGTGACCACCAAGGACCAGGATACCGACCGCATGTGGGGCATGCGCCAGGGCGCCAAGGCCTACATCACCAAGCCATTCTCGGAAGACGAACTGTCCGAGGTGCTGGAGCGCGTGTTCGCCGGGCAGGGCTGA
- a CDS encoding transcriptional regulator — translation MGISTATASSSSPIGLTDALFTQTQQRVLALLFGQDRRDFSISELISGSGAGSGAVQREVAKLVASGLVEQRKVGNQKRYRAFAGSPIHAELVALVHKTIGLAQPLREALQPLQDQIALAFVFGSVAKRTDSAHSDIDLMLVSDTLGYAELMAVLDPLEERLGRPVNPTLYTHDELNDRLRKGNAFLQRVLEQPKVWVIGGKDDLAIAESGRGG, via the coding sequence ATGGGTATCTCTACCGCCACTGCATCTTCGTCCAGCCCCATCGGCCTGACCGATGCACTGTTCACCCAGACCCAGCAGCGGGTGCTGGCGCTGCTGTTCGGCCAGGACCGTCGAGATTTCAGCATCTCCGAGCTGATCAGTGGCAGCGGTGCCGGCTCTGGCGCCGTGCAGCGGGAAGTGGCCAAGCTGGTCGCAAGCGGCTTGGTGGAGCAACGAAAAGTCGGTAACCAGAAACGTTATCGGGCATTTGCCGGCTCCCCCATCCATGCCGAACTGGTGGCGCTGGTGCACAAGACCATCGGCCTCGCGCAGCCGCTGCGCGAGGCGTTGCAACCGCTGCAGGACCAGATTGCGCTGGCCTTCGTCTTCGGTTCGGTGGCCAAGCGCACCGACAGCGCGCACAGCGACATCGATCTGATGCTCGTGTCCGATACGCTGGGTTATGCTGAGTTGATGGCGGTGCTTGATCCTTTGGAGGAACGTCTGGGACGGCCGGTTAACCCGACGCTGTACACGCACGACGAATTGAATGATCGCCTGCGCAAGGGCAATGCCTTCCTGCAGCGTGTTCTCGAACAACCCAAGGTGTGGGTGATTGGAGGAAAGGATGACCTCGCCATTGCAGAATCTGGTCGGGGCGGGTAA
- a CDS encoding DUF2065 family protein, with protein sequence MKDLFAAVCLVAVLEGLFLFAAPFAWKRMAERLLDLPSPALRSFGGLVLLAGLSLLWWARH encoded by the coding sequence ATGAAAGATCTGTTCGCCGCCGTCTGCCTGGTCGCGGTGCTGGAAGGCCTGTTCCTGTTCGCCGCACCGTTCGCCTGGAAGCGCATGGCCGAACGCCTGCTGGACCTGCCCAGCCCGGCCCTGCGCAGCTTCGGCGGGCTGGTGCTGCTGGCCGGCCTGAGCCTGCTGTGGTGGGCACGGCACTGA
- a CDS encoding L,D-transpeptidase family protein, producing the protein MPVHRPALLALSLLVSPAFAQVPPPAQLPEPIAEKAGPDTAARSPLHAQVLLDRANFSPGEIDGEVGSNQRRAVAGFQAAHGLTVSGELDDSTWKALQADATTPLASYTLTAEDVAGPFVAVPKTPAAQAKLRALGYSSVEESLGERFHASPELLKALNPGVDLAKAGNRIQVPNIAPAALLKAAKIVVDKSDSTLQLLDAQGKVIAQVPVSSGSQHDPLPIGEWKILGVYRDPPFHYNPKLFWDARRGDKKATLPPGPNNPVGRVWIDLSKPHYGLHGTPVPGHVGKTESHGCVRMTNWDALRVADAVDTSVPVVMQE; encoded by the coding sequence ATGCCCGTACACCGCCCCGCCCTGCTCGCCCTGTCCTTGCTGGTGTCCCCCGCCTTCGCGCAGGTGCCGCCGCCAGCCCAGCTGCCGGAGCCCATTGCCGAGAAGGCCGGCCCCGATACGGCGGCGCGCTCGCCGCTGCACGCCCAGGTGCTTCTGGACCGGGCCAATTTCTCCCCGGGCGAGATCGACGGTGAAGTCGGCAGCAACCAGCGACGCGCCGTGGCCGGGTTCCAGGCCGCTCACGGCCTGACGGTGAGCGGAGAGCTGGACGACAGCACCTGGAAGGCGCTGCAGGCCGATGCGACCACACCGCTTGCCAGTTACACGTTGACCGCCGAGGACGTGGCCGGGCCGTTCGTCGCCGTACCGAAGACGCCCGCCGCGCAGGCAAAGCTGAGGGCACTGGGCTACAGCAGCGTCGAGGAATCACTGGGCGAGCGTTTCCATGCTTCGCCGGAATTGCTGAAGGCGCTCAACCCCGGCGTCGATCTGGCCAAGGCCGGCAACCGCATCCAGGTACCCAACATCGCACCGGCTGCATTGCTGAAGGCGGCGAAGATCGTAGTCGACAAGTCCGATTCCACCCTGCAGTTGCTGGATGCGCAGGGCAAGGTGATCGCACAGGTGCCAGTGTCGTCCGGCAGCCAACACGATCCGCTGCCAATCGGTGAATGGAAAATTCTTGGCGTGTATCGTGACCCGCCGTTCCACTACAACCCCAAGCTGTTCTGGGATGCGCGCAGGGGCGACAAGAAGGCTACGCTGCCTCCGGGTCCGAACAACCCGGTGGGGAGGGTCTGGATTGATCTGTCCAAGCCCCACTATGGCCTGCATGGAACGCCGGTGCCCGGCCATGTCGGCAAGACCGAATCGCATGGCTGCGTGCGCATGACCAACTGGGATGCGCTGCGCGTGGCCGATGCGGTGGATACCTCCGTCCCCGTGGTGATGCAGGAGTAA
- a CDS encoding DnaJ C-terminal domain-containing protein produces the protein MEFKDYYATLGVEPSAGEAEIKTAYRRLARKYHPDVSKEAGAEDKFKAVNEAYEALRDPEKRAAYDQLRAQGYRPGEEFNVPPNYGGAGGFNFEEVFGGGGPNGGFSDFFESLFARQRGGAGPGPGFSSQGHAPNRDTRAKLSVPLEAAYNGESLRITVNGKQLDVRVPKGIRPGQVIRLAGQGNHGGNLLLEVEYAAHPQFEVDGRNILYTLPVTPWQAALGTSISVPTLGGAVELKIPADSDAGRKLRLRGRGLPGNPDGDQIVEIEIVAPAATDEAQKKAYRNLAKAFGETI, from the coding sequence ATGGAATTCAAGGATTACTACGCCACCCTGGGGGTGGAACCGAGCGCGGGCGAGGCGGAGATCAAGACCGCCTACCGCCGGCTGGCACGCAAGTACCACCCGGACGTCAGCAAGGAGGCCGGGGCCGAAGACAAGTTCAAGGCGGTCAACGAGGCCTACGAGGCGCTGCGTGACCCGGAAAAGCGCGCGGCCTACGACCAGCTGCGCGCGCAGGGCTATCGCCCGGGCGAGGAGTTCAACGTGCCGCCGAACTACGGCGGCGCCGGGGGCTTCAATTTCGAGGAAGTGTTCGGGGGTGGTGGCCCCAATGGCGGCTTCAGCGACTTCTTCGAAAGCCTGTTCGCGCGCCAGCGTGGTGGCGCCGGTCCGGGCCCGGGCTTCAGCAGCCAGGGCCATGCGCCCAACCGCGATACCCGCGCCAAGCTGTCGGTACCGCTGGAGGCGGCCTACAACGGTGAGAGCCTGCGCATCACCGTCAACGGCAAGCAGCTGGACGTGCGCGTGCCCAAGGGCATCCGTCCGGGCCAGGTGATCCGGCTGGCCGGGCAGGGCAACCATGGCGGCAACCTGCTGCTGGAAGTGGAGTACGCCGCGCACCCGCAGTTCGAGGTCGATGGCCGCAACATCCTCTATACGCTTCCGGTCACCCCGTGGCAGGCCGCATTGGGCACCAGCATCAGCGTGCCGACCCTGGGCGGTGCGGTGGAGCTGAAGATCCCGGCCGACTCCGACGCCGGCCGCAAGCTGCGCCTGCGCGGTCGTGGCCTTCCGGGCAATCCGGATGGCGATCAGATCGTCGAAATCGAGATCGTGGCCCCGGCCGCAACCGACGAGGCGCAGAAGAAGGCGTACCGGAACCTGGCCAAGGCGTTTGGCGAGACGATCTGA
- a CDS encoding protease modulator HflC, translated as MKSPIWIAVIVAVVLGLLGSVYVVREDQTAMVLNLGKVVRSDIKPGLHFKVPVVETVKVFDRRFQVLDTAPARYFTAEQKDVSVDFFAIGYISNVGDYFRATGGDPRIANARLAPIITDSLRNQINSRTLQQLVSGDRSELIAEQLKGINEAVAGLGMQMIDLRIKQVDLPTDSQVINDVYERMRAQRKQEAAKLRAEGEEQSLTIRAQADRDSTVLIAEAERDAQRLRGEGDADAARIYGKAGSADPSFYAFYRSLEAYRGSMSDGNGVIVLDKNDPFLQYLKNDR; from the coding sequence ATGAAGAGTCCTATCTGGATCGCCGTGATCGTGGCGGTGGTGCTGGGCCTGCTCGGCTCGGTGTACGTGGTCCGTGAGGACCAGACCGCCATGGTGCTGAACCTGGGCAAGGTGGTGCGTTCGGACATCAAACCGGGCCTGCACTTCAAGGTGCCGGTGGTGGAAACGGTGAAGGTCTTCGACCGCCGCTTCCAGGTGCTCGACACCGCGCCGGCGCGGTACTTCACCGCCGAGCAGAAGGACGTCAGCGTCGACTTCTTCGCCATCGGCTACATCTCCAACGTGGGTGACTACTTCCGGGCCACCGGCGGCGATCCGCGTATCGCCAACGCTCGCCTGGCGCCGATCATCACCGACTCGCTGCGCAACCAGATCAACTCGCGCACCCTGCAGCAGCTGGTGTCCGGCGACCGCAGCGAGCTGATCGCCGAGCAGCTGAAGGGGATCAACGAAGCCGTGGCCGGCCTGGGCATGCAGATGATCGACCTGCGCATCAAGCAGGTGGACCTGCCGACCGACAGCCAGGTGATCAACGACGTGTACGAGCGCATGCGCGCCCAGCGCAAGCAGGAAGCCGCCAAGCTGCGGGCAGAGGGCGAGGAGCAGTCGCTGACCATCCGCGCCCAGGCCGACCGTGACAGCACCGTGCTGATCGCCGAAGCCGAGCGAGATGCCCAGCGTCTGCGCGGTGAAGGCGATGCCGACGCCGCCCGCATCTACGGCAAGGCCGGCTCGGCCGACCCGTCGTTCTATGCGTTCTACCGCAGCCTGGAGGCCTACCGCGGCTCCATGAGCGACGGCAATGGCGTGATCGTGCTGGACAAGAACGACCCGTTCCTGCAGTACCTGAAGAACGACCGCTGA